A single Kryptolebias marmoratus isolate JLee-2015 linkage group LG16, ASM164957v2, whole genome shotgun sequence DNA region contains:
- the nek10 gene encoding serine/threonine-protein kinase Nek10: MTYMFQKLSAAENQRAWVTASGAHRTLVKLLSTADRGVLHGALLALTALTESPEAKQQVGELQIVESLLIILQDYDLLSKRMSAELLRLLTPVQRVRLQLKELEGVPVLLSLLHSWNLKLLWSVAWILVQLCEDPDTRAEIQSWGGAQQLLRLLSSDRRYVSDGPAAQTRSDAGASGHILRERTAEELVQNQENHNVQALQSACCTALTELSLDDTSAHHIVQENGIYIISKLILPQDCGPKATPLQCYAFRALRFLFSLERNRHLFKRLFPTDLYELFIDVGHYVRELAAYEELQAAVSLYTAEELDSLRESIEALDQNQPPLRVINGYSILDHLGSGAFGSVFKVRKQSGLNLLALKEVNLHNPAFGKDKKSRDSNVEKIISELSIIREQMTHPNIVKYYKTFLEGEKLYIVMELIEGVPLSQHFNSLKEKQQQFTEDRLWNVFIQMCLALRYLHKEKRIVHRDLSPNNIMLGERDKVTITDFGLAKQKQENSELLSVVGTILYSCPEVVKNEPYGEKADIWALGCVLYQMTTLQPPFYSSNMLSLASKIVEGVYEPVAEGTFSERVTDMIRWCLSPDPDRRPDIVTVSSRISDIMMRLMDGLYTSQNALQRRADRDRKRAQKYFLERHNSRMSSCQSEQENPPMKSDSLEESSSAACRLNDSEQRASQEVLESDVSLTPDHTVDSGDFTASKTKPRPGSVGICVSQKKLRQIDDPVQRLLKQLHKLVFITQLPPASHHDVRRHLVGRFKKSLFQLGSDPYELKVELSKLLQASPDLMELNSAGSDWWPLVQNFTEDPRGSDGAAESLREGVTYQQMQEIIEELLQENKYYEASHNGSKEKRKEPELN; the protein is encoded by the exons ATGACCT ACATGTTTCAGAAGCTGTCGGCCGCTGAAAACCAAAGGGCCTGGGTGACGGCGAGCGGCGCCCACAGG ACTCTGGTGAAGCTCCTGTCGACAGCAGACCGCGGCGTGTTACACGGAGCCCTGCTGGCTCTCACTGCTCTGACCGAGAG cCCTGAGGCCAAGCAGCAGGTTGGGGAGCTGCAGATTGTGGAGAGCCTCCTTATAATCCTGCAGGATTATGATCTGCTGTCCAAGAG GATGAGCGCCGAGCTGCTCAGGCTCCTGACTCCGGTCCAGCGTGTCAGGctccagctgaaggagctggagggtGTCCCGGTTCTGCTGAGCCTCCTGCACAGCTGGAACCTGAAGCTGCTGTGGAGCGTCGCCTGGATCCTGGTTCAGCTCTGCGAGGATCCTGACACCAGGGCCGAGATCCAGAGCTGGGGGGGAGCGCAGCAACTCCTCCGGCTGCTCAGCAG TGACAGGCGGTACGTCTCTGACGGCCCGGCCGCCCAGACGCGCTCGGACGCCGGCGCCTCCGGTCACATCCTGAGGGAGCGGACGGCCGAGGAGCTCGTCCAGAACCAGGAGAACCACAACGTTCAGGCCCTGCAGTCAG cctgCTGTACAGCTCTGACTGAGCTCAGTTTGGATGACACCTCTGCTCATCACATCGTGCAG gaAAATGGTATCTATATAATCTCAAAGTTAATTTTACCCCAAGACTGTGGACCGAAGGCCACTCCCTTACAg TGCTACGCGTTTCGTGCCCTCCGGTTTCTGTTTAGCCTCGAAAGAAACCGACATCTTTTTAAAAG GCTCTTTCCCACGGACCTGTATGAGTTGTTTATTGATGTTGGACATTATGTGCGAGAGCTCGCGGCCTACGAGGAGCTACAGGCCGCAGTTTCTCTCTACACC GCGGAAGAACTGGACAGTCTGAGGGAGAGCATTGAAgctctggatcagaaccagccTCCGCTCAGAGTGATCAACGGTTACTCCATCCTGGACCATCTGGGCAGCGGAGCCTTTGGAAGCGTCTTCAAG GTCCGAAAACAGAGCGGGCTGAACCTCCTGGCTCTGAAGGAGGTGAACCTGCACAACCCGGCGTTCGGCAAAGACAAGAAGTCCCGAGACAGTAACGTGGAGAAAATCATCTCCGAGCTCAGCATCATCAGAGAGCAG ATGACTCACCCAAACATtgttaaatattacaaaacatttttggaag GTGAAAAGCTCTACATCGTGATGGAGCTGATCGAGGGTGTGCCGCTCTCGCAACACTTTAACTCTCtgaaggagaagcagcagcagttcaCCGAAGACAGACTCTGGAACGTGTTCATacag ATGTGCCTGGCCTTGAGGTATCTGCACAAGGAGAAGAGGATAGTCCACCGCGACCTCTCGCCCAACAACATCATGCtgggagagagagacaaagtCACCATCA CCGACTTCGGCCTCGCCAAGCAGAAGCAGGAGAACAGCGAGCTGCTGTCGGTGGTCGGCACCATCCTTTACTCCTG TCCAGAGGTGGTAAAAAACGAGCCTTACGGGGAGAAAGCCGACATCTGGGCTCTGGGATGCGTCCTGTACCAGATGACAACTTTACAGCCTCCTTTCTACAGCAGCAACATGCTGTCTCTGGCCAGCAAG ATTGTCGAAGGCGTCTACGAGCCAGTCGCAGAAGGAACCTTCTCAGAGAGAGTCACAGACATGATCAGATG GTGTCTGAGCCCAGATCCCGACCGGCGGCCCGACATCGTCACCGTCAGCTCCAGGATCTCCGACATCATGATGAGGCTGATGGACGGGCTCTACACctcccagaatgcactgcagcggAGAGCCGACAGGGACAGGAAACGAGCTCAGAAGTACTTCCTGGAAAGGCACAACAGCAGGATgagcagctgtcagtcagagcAG GAGAATCCTCCGATGAAGTCTGACTCTCTGGAGGAAAGCTCGTCTGCAGCCTGCAGGTTAAACGACAGCGAGCAGAGAGCAAGTCAGG AAGTCCTGGAGTCTGATGTGAGTCTCACACCTGATCACACTGTAGACAG CGGAGATTTTACAGCTTCAAAGACGAAACCAAGACCAG GGTCAGTCGGGATCTGTGTGTCCCAGAAGAAGCTTCGACAGATCGACGATCCGGTCCAGAGGCTGCTGAAGCAGCTGCACAAACTCGTCTTCATCACTCAG CTCCCGCCGGCGTCGCACCACGACGTCAGACGGCACCTCGTTGGGAGATTCAAGAAGTCCCTCTTCCAACTCGGCAGCGATCCGTACGAGCTGAAGGTGGAGCTCAGTAAG CTCCTGCAGGCGTCTCCGGACCTGATGGAGCTGAACTCAGCCGGCTCAGACTGGTGGCCTCTGGTCCAGAACTTCACCGAGGATCCCCGTGGTTCTGACGGCGCAG ctgaGAGCCTCAGAGAAGGAGTGACATATCAGCAGATGCAG GAGATCATTGAGGAGCTCCTGCAGGAGAACAAATACTACGAAGCATCACACAACGG gtcCAAAGAGAAAAGGAAGGAGCCCGAACTGAACTGA